In Thalassotalea fonticola, a single genomic region encodes these proteins:
- a CDS encoding MFS transporter — protein MTKNVNDGINRQKIFLISVIALFTSGLSAALRASIAGDIQGNYLDAIDLASSTIMIGEILGISFLGFAFSLFFSSPLLDAIGMSRLLMLSAVCFIGGTLIVIFADAFAVGSDIYWYLWGGMLISGIGWGLVEGTTNPLTTSLYPEDKTNRLNILHAWWPAGLVVGGLSGVALSAFDLSWKVQFSLVLLPSLVYAYMVFGMKFPLTERAAAGVSMKEMLTEITRQPSFFVWLGAMILTAASELAPGQLVDLVLTRTVGMDGILLLVYVSGLMFVMRHFSGVLLRFISPVGLLWCSCALAAAGLYLLSFANSPLTGFLAATIWGIGVCYMWPTMLATASERYPRGGSFFIGLMGAAGALSINFVLPELGGIFDQAKQDFAGGIQAFSLLEGESLNAALISAARTTFQSIALFPLSLLFVFGAIWYRERLKGGYSPVLVTSKELSK, from the coding sequence ATGACAAAAAATGTAAATGACGGAATTAACCGTCAAAAAATATTCCTTATAAGCGTTATCGCATTATTTACTTCAGGATTGAGTGCTGCATTAAGAGCATCAATTGCTGGGGATATACAGGGAAACTATCTAGATGCAATTGATTTAGCGAGTTCGACAATAATGATAGGAGAGATCCTTGGTATTAGCTTTTTAGGGTTTGCATTTTCTTTATTTTTTTCAAGTCCGTTGTTGGATGCTATTGGTATGTCAAGGTTATTGATGCTATCCGCAGTTTGTTTTATTGGCGGAACATTAATCGTGATTTTTGCCGATGCTTTTGCTGTTGGAAGTGATATTTACTGGTATTTATGGGGTGGAATGCTAATTAGTGGTATTGGTTGGGGCTTAGTCGAAGGAACCACAAATCCATTGACTACATCGTTATATCCTGAAGATAAAACCAATCGCTTGAATATCCTACATGCATGGTGGCCAGCAGGATTGGTGGTTGGTGGACTTTCAGGTGTAGCTCTTTCGGCTTTCGACTTGAGTTGGAAAGTACAATTTTCATTAGTATTACTACCTTCATTGGTTTATGCCTATATGGTTTTTGGTATGAAATTTCCTTTAACTGAGCGGGCAGCTGCGGGTGTGAGTATGAAAGAAATGCTCACTGAAATTACACGTCAACCAAGCTTTTTCGTTTGGTTAGGTGCAATGATATTAACCGCAGCTTCAGAATTAGCTCCGGGTCAATTAGTTGATTTGGTACTTACTCGCACTGTCGGTATGGACGGCATTTTATTACTCGTTTATGTAAGTGGATTAATGTTTGTAATGCGTCACTTTTCAGGTGTGCTACTGCGTTTTATTTCTCCGGTAGGTTTATTATGGTGCTCTTGTGCTCTTGCTGCCGCAGGTCTATATCTTCTTAGCTTTGCAAATTCACCATTAACGGGATTTCTTGCGGCGACAATATGGGGTATTGGGGTTTGTTATATGTGGCCTACTATGCTGGCAACCGCATCTGAGCGATACCCTCGAGGTGGCTCATTCTTTATCGGTCTAATGGGCGCTGCAGGGGCATTATCTATTAACTTTGTGTTACCTGAATTGGGCGGGATTTTTGACCAAGCTAAACAAGATTTTGCTGGCGGCATACAAGCGTTTTCTCTATTGGAAGGAGAATCTTTAAATGCGGCATTAATTTCTGCCGCAAGAACTACATTTCAGTCTATAGCCTTGTTTCCTTTGTCTTTACTATTTGTTTTTGGGGCTATTTGGTATCGAGAGCGCTTAAAAGGTGGCTATTCACCAGTACTTGTGACTTCTAAAGAATTATCAAAATAA
- a CDS encoding LacI family DNA-binding transcriptional regulator, translating to MSSVKAVAKEAGVSTATVSRFLNTPELLTEKTRIKVTAAIKATGYSMNSLARNFRRGKSNTIVVVMPSIGVPHFGSVMKGIETVASEKGFSIMIIDTQFNTLPADKMAGMFFSNQADGIILLGSSSPFKHALSHASSPEKHPPIIVSCENATPEIIDFPSVRIDNRAASIAATNHLISLGHIRVAFISGSLSTGVSGERESGYRLAMNEHNLDTCEDLISDGNLTIEDGRRLTRRLLNQNQRPTAILCANDEMALGAIYEIKNYGLKVPEDVSVIGFDDIRYAEISDPPLTTIAQPGEEIGEKTMYQLCNVIEGSKIDSTPVIVPHQLIIRSSTAAPQTK from the coding sequence ATGTCATCAGTTAAAGCAGTAGCCAAAGAGGCAGGCGTATCAACCGCAACCGTTTCACGTTTTTTAAATACTCCAGAGCTATTAACAGAAAAAACTCGAATAAAGGTAACTGCTGCAATTAAAGCAACTGGCTATTCAATGAACAGCCTTGCAAGAAACTTTCGCCGCGGAAAATCCAATACGATTGTTGTTGTTATGCCTTCAATTGGGGTTCCTCACTTTGGTAGTGTAATGAAAGGCATTGAGACGGTAGCCAGCGAAAAAGGCTTTAGTATCATGATAATAGACACTCAATTTAATACCTTACCTGCTGATAAAATGGCCGGTATGTTTTTTTCAAATCAAGCTGATGGCATAATATTATTGGGAAGTTCTTCACCGTTTAAACATGCCTTATCACACGCAAGTAGCCCAGAGAAGCATCCTCCTATTATCGTAAGCTGTGAAAATGCTACGCCTGAAATAATTGATTTTCCAAGTGTTAGAATAGATAACAGAGCTGCATCTATCGCGGCAACTAATCATTTAATTTCTCTAGGGCATATAAGAGTTGCATTTATTTCTGGGTCATTATCAACTGGCGTTTCTGGCGAACGCGAATCTGGTTATCGACTTGCGATGAATGAACATAATTTAGACACTTGTGAAGATTTAATTTCAGATGGAAATCTTACAATTGAAGATGGTAGACGACTAACTCGACGACTCTTAAATCAAAATCAACGACCAACCGCAATTCTTTGTGCCAATGATGAAATGGCCCTTGGTGCGATATACGAAATTAAGAATTATGGCCTAAAAGTGCCTGAAGATGTATCTGTTATTGGTTTTGATGACATTCGTTATGCTGAGATAAGCGATCCGCCGCTGACCACTATTGCCCAGCCCGGCGAGGAAATTGGTGAAAAAACCATGTATCAATTATGCAATGTAATTGAAGGCTCAAAAATTGATTCGACTCCGGTGATTGTTCCGCACCAGCTTATTATAAGAAGTTCTACAGCCGCTCCTCAAACTAAATAA